Proteins co-encoded in one bacterium genomic window:
- a CDS encoding class I SAM-dependent methyltransferase produces MPLLRCVRCGARDLVRRKDELECPGCGAEFQVDEDVANFLDRPHPIVQHEIEAVAALDSREPATRRRIRELLVALDQGRVDGSDHRLTEFPSFREFFTTRRRAQEMLERYPPRPECLVVELGADHCLLSGAFLDAGCRVIAVDITDHLRLAPRAASEDLCRIRADMNRLPVADGSADLVWATACVHHSWSLERTFREARRVLAPGGRLVLLNEPMPAWPRFLTFGLGRGFGREQKDLGINENLHRRGAWSRTARKAGFEPQLLFPALSDRELRARLGRYRIPAGWAPLLSRLARPLQVSIHMVAELPPPARSGSPQ; encoded by the coding sequence TTGCCGCTGCTCCGGTGCGTGCGCTGCGGAGCTCGCGACCTGGTGCGCCGAAAGGACGAGTTGGAGTGCCCGGGTTGTGGGGCAGAGTTTCAGGTAGACGAGGACGTCGCCAATTTTCTGGATCGGCCTCATCCGATTGTCCAGCACGAAATCGAGGCCGTCGCTGCCCTGGACAGCCGGGAGCCGGCGACGCGACGGAGAATCCGAGAGCTGCTCGTGGCATTGGACCAAGGCCGGGTGGACGGGAGCGATCACCGTTTGACCGAGTTCCCGAGCTTTCGGGAGTTCTTTACGACGCGCCGACGCGCTCAAGAGATGCTCGAGCGATATCCGCCGAGACCCGAATGCCTGGTGGTGGAGTTGGGTGCCGATCACTGTCTGCTGAGCGGGGCATTCCTCGACGCCGGGTGCCGCGTGATCGCGGTCGACATCACCGACCATCTGCGCCTCGCGCCGCGGGCGGCCAGCGAGGATCTGTGCCGGATCCGGGCCGACATGAACCGGTTGCCGGTCGCCGACGGCTCCGCCGATCTGGTCTGGGCCACGGCCTGCGTGCACCACTCCTGGAGCCTGGAAAGGACTTTTCGCGAGGCTCGCCGGGTGCTCGCACCTGGCGGCCGGCTGGTTCTGCTGAACGAGCCCATGCCGGCCTGGCCGAGATTTCTGACATTCGGCCTGGGGCGCGGCTTCGGCCGCGAGCAGAAGGATCTGGGCATCAACGAGAACCTGCATAGACGCGGCGCCTGGTCGCGAACCGCCAGGAAGGCCGGCTTCGAGCCGCAGCTCTTGTTCCCGGCGCTGAGTGATCGGGAGCTCCGGGCGAGACTCGGCAGGTACCGAATCCCGGCCGGATGGGCGCCACTGCTGAGCCGCTTGGCTCGTCCGCTCCAGGTCTCGATTCACATGGTGGCGGAGCTGCCACCGCCCGCGAGATCGGGCTCTCCGCAGTAG
- a CDS encoding AMP-binding protein, whose amino-acid sequence MLQVVVQVADELHPGSRRRRVTLDSSLERDLAIDSLGRVELVGQIERAFDLALSERVMATAETPRDLLRAAVAAVATGRPSSAAARSVDTVTAVLGDAEPAPERAETLVEVLGWHANRHPERSHVAFLAERDQIEDLTYGALFERGKGVARALRELGLESEQTVGLMLPSGLDYFASFFGILMAGGVPVPLYPPARLSQIEDHLRRQAGILNTAQARFLITVAEVMPLARLVRAHVGSLTRVMTPAELTVDGPTASLPVVRANDIAFLQFTSGSTADPKGVILTHANLLANLRSIGRAAELTPNDRVVSWLPLYHDMGLIGAWMGSLYFAMPLTLMSPLAFLARPARWLQAVHRYRATLSAAPNFAYELCLKKIEDDEIQGLDLSSWRGSLNGAEPVSPRTIEEFTERFAPYGYRPGTMMPVYGLAECSLALAFPPIGRGPVVDRVDREQLAVAGRAEPVSHDGGEDYDDADALSFVGAGFTLIDHEIRIVDSTGAEVGERHEGKIQFRGPSATSGYFRNPEATRKLFDGDWLDSGDLGYIAAGELFVTGRAKDLIIRAGRNIYPQELEEVVGNLPGVRKGCVAVFGSKDPKTGTERLVVLAETRETDETVRQELRERIQQAAVDLVGTPADDVSLVPPRAVPKTSSGKLRRAAGRELYEGGKLERRGPAWLQVARLAASGARPQIVRTGRAARELAHAGRFWAVVGLAAVPVAASLILLPKLARRRRLAGGAARQIARLTSTPIQVAGVEHLEGDGPWIVVANHASYLDGFALTATLPTQGSFLAKRELKDSFLARLLLERLGTLFVERFDPSKGVQDIRRAAETLRQGQSLLLFPEGTFDRAPGLRPFRLGAFMLAAESGVPVVPVAIRGTRSVLRGNKWFPRKGQISLTIRPPIRAQGSDMAAAAKLRDAVRAEILDYCGEPDLAGGGSSATM is encoded by the coding sequence CTGTTGCAGGTGGTCGTGCAGGTCGCCGACGAGCTCCACCCGGGCTCGCGCCGGAGGCGCGTGACCCTGGACAGCTCGCTCGAGCGGGATCTCGCCATCGACAGCCTGGGCCGAGTTGAGCTCGTCGGACAGATCGAGAGGGCCTTCGACCTCGCCCTGTCCGAGCGCGTGATGGCGACCGCGGAGACGCCCCGTGACCTCTTGCGGGCGGCGGTCGCTGCGGTGGCGACCGGGCGTCCCAGCTCGGCAGCCGCTCGGTCGGTGGACACGGTCACCGCCGTTCTCGGCGACGCCGAGCCCGCTCCCGAGCGCGCCGAGACTCTGGTCGAGGTTCTGGGGTGGCACGCGAATCGCCATCCCGAGCGCAGCCACGTCGCCTTTCTGGCGGAAAGGGATCAGATCGAAGACCTGACCTACGGAGCTCTCTTCGAACGAGGTAAGGGAGTCGCCCGCGCGCTTCGCGAGCTTGGGCTCGAAAGCGAGCAGACCGTCGGCTTGATGTTGCCCTCCGGCCTCGACTACTTTGCCTCCTTTTTCGGAATTCTCATGGCCGGCGGCGTCCCGGTGCCGCTCTACCCGCCGGCGCGCCTCAGCCAGATCGAGGACCATCTGCGCCGACAGGCCGGCATCCTGAATACGGCCCAAGCCCGCTTCCTGATCACGGTTGCCGAAGTCATGCCGCTCGCTCGCCTGGTGCGAGCCCATGTCGGCAGCTTGACGCGAGTCATGACTCCAGCCGAGCTCACCGTCGACGGACCGACGGCGAGCTTGCCCGTGGTCCGTGCCAACGACATCGCGTTTCTCCAGTTCACCTCGGGCTCGACGGCCGACCCAAAGGGCGTGATTCTCACCCACGCCAATCTCTTGGCCAACCTGCGCTCGATAGGTCGTGCGGCGGAGCTGACCCCGAACGACCGGGTGGTCAGCTGGCTGCCCCTCTACCACGACATGGGCTTGATTGGTGCATGGATGGGCAGCCTCTATTTCGCGATGCCGTTGACGCTGATGTCGCCGCTTGCCTTTCTGGCCCGGCCCGCGCGCTGGCTTCAGGCGGTCCATCGCTACCGAGCGACGCTCTCCGCGGCTCCGAACTTCGCCTACGAGCTCTGCCTAAAGAAAATCGAGGATGACGAGATCCAAGGGCTCGATCTTTCCTCTTGGAGAGGATCACTCAACGGCGCCGAGCCGGTGAGTCCAAGAACCATCGAGGAGTTCACCGAGCGCTTCGCTCCCTACGGCTACCGGCCGGGAACGATGATGCCGGTCTACGGACTGGCGGAGTGCTCTCTCGCCCTGGCGTTCCCCCCCATCGGTCGCGGACCGGTGGTGGACAGAGTGGACCGTGAGCAGCTCGCCGTCGCCGGACGCGCCGAGCCAGTGTCCCACGACGGTGGGGAAGATTACGACGATGCCGATGCCCTCAGCTTCGTTGGCGCCGGCTTCACCCTGATCGACCACGAGATCCGCATCGTCGACTCGACCGGCGCGGAGGTCGGAGAACGCCACGAGGGCAAGATCCAGTTTCGAGGGCCGTCGGCGACCAGCGGCTACTTTCGCAACCCGGAAGCGACTAGGAAGCTCTTTGACGGCGACTGGCTCGACTCGGGCGACCTGGGCTACATCGCCGCCGGCGAGTTGTTCGTCACCGGACGCGCCAAGGACCTCATCATCCGTGCGGGGCGCAATATCTATCCCCAGGAACTGGAAGAGGTCGTCGGGAATCTGCCGGGTGTTCGCAAGGGATGCGTGGCGGTCTTCGGATCGAAGGATCCTAAGACCGGCACCGAACGGCTAGTTGTCCTGGCCGAGACCCGAGAGACGGACGAGACCGTCCGGCAGGAGCTGCGCGAACGGATCCAGCAGGCGGCAGTCGACCTCGTGGGCACGCCCGCCGACGACGTATCGCTGGTGCCACCTCGAGCCGTGCCCAAGACCTCGAGCGGTAAACTGAGGCGGGCGGCCGGGCGCGAGCTCTACGAAGGCGGCAAGCTCGAGCGACGCGGGCCCGCTTGGCTCCAGGTCGCACGGCTCGCCGCGTCCGGCGCACGCCCCCAAATCGTCCGCACCGGCCGCGCCGCCAGGGAGTTGGCGCACGCGGGGAGGTTCTGGGCCGTCGTCGGCCTTGCCGCGGTGCCGGTCGCGGCTTCCCTCATCCTGCTCCCCAAGCTGGCTCGCCGGCGTCGCCTGGCCGGTGGCGCGGCGCGCCAGATCGCCCGCCTGACGTCGACTCCGATCCAGGTCGCCGGTGTCGAGCATCTCGAGGGCGACGGCCCCTGGATTGTCGTCGCCAACCACGCGAGCTATCTCGACGGCTTCGCGCTGACCGCCACCCTGCCCACCCAGGGCTCTTTTCTGGCCAAGCGCGAGCTCAAGGACAGTTTTCTCGCCCGACTGCTGCTCGAGCGCCTCGGCACCCTCTTCGTCGAGCGATTCGATCCCAGCAAGGGGGTCCAGGACATACGACGCGCCGCCGAGACCTTGAGGCAGGGCCAATCTCTGCTCCTGTTTCCAGAGGGCACCTTCGACCGCGCCCCCGGTCTGCGGCCGTTTCGGCTCGGCGCCTTCATGCTGGCGGCCGAGAGCGGCGTGCCGGTTGTCCCGGTCGCCATCCGCGGAACCCGCTCGGTCTTGCGTGGAAACAAGTGGTTCCCGCGCAAGGGTCAGATCTCGTTGACGATCCGGCCGCCGATTCGCGCGCAAGGATCCGACATGGCCGCGGCCGCCAAGCTGCGCGACGCCGTCCGCGCCGAGATCCTCGACTACTGCGGAGAGCCCGATCTCGCGGGCGGTGGCAGCTCCGCCACCATGTGA
- a CDS encoding GNAT family N-acetyltransferase, translating into MAPTIKELTRDRLDEAVDVLCDAFYDYPVMRFVVGEAGEDYPRRLRRLVSFFTMARFIHRDLVWALTDAEEVLAVANINRPVASRSPEALDEQRRSLWADLGADARGRYEEHGNATAKFQWPEPHFHLGMIGVRRDQAAKGHGRRLLEALHDMSFSDPDSLGVSLTTETPSNVGLYERFGYEIVGHELAGEIETWGFFRPDGSR; encoded by the coding sequence GTGGCACCTACGATCAAAGAGCTGACTCGAGACCGCCTCGACGAGGCCGTGGATGTTCTTTGCGACGCCTTCTACGACTACCCGGTCATGCGGTTCGTTGTCGGGGAGGCCGGCGAGGACTACCCCCGCCGGCTGAGGCGGCTGGTCTCGTTCTTTACGATGGCTCGGTTCATCCACCGAGACCTCGTCTGGGCCCTGACGGACGCCGAAGAGGTTCTCGCGGTGGCCAACATCAACCGCCCCGTAGCGAGCAGGTCGCCCGAGGCACTGGATGAGCAGCGGCGCTCGCTCTGGGCGGACCTCGGCGCAGACGCTCGCGGCCGCTACGAAGAACATGGCAACGCGACCGCCAAGTTCCAGTGGCCGGAGCCTCACTTCCATCTGGGCATGATCGGCGTTCGCCGCGATCAGGCGGCAAAGGGGCACGGACGGCGTCTGCTGGAAGCCCTCCACGACATGTCCTTCTCCGACCCTGACTCCCTGGGAGTGAGCTTGACCACCGAGACTCCGAGTAACGTCGGGCTCTACGAGCGCTTCGGCTACGAGATCGTCGGACACGAGCTCGCGGGCGAGATCGAGACCTGGGGCTTCTTCCGGCCCGACGGTTCCCGGTGA
- a CDS encoding AbgT family transporter, which produces MTDATESEKNEPKSAKSAEPAGVEPKGWVYRALAWVERIGNKLPDPAMLFVIALALVWLASWLLADYQFTVPGRDAARTLAVQNQLTGSSMAAFLAQMVTTFTGFAPLGVVLVALLGVGVAEHSGFINAGLKGLIGFTPKSLLSPMLLLVAIVSHTAADAGYVLVIPLGGVIFYAAGRHPLAGIACAFAGVSGGFSANFIPSGIDPLLQGFTQSAAQILDPAREVNPLCNWAFTSASSILVILIGWYITDKIIEPRLKGTKLDGDEVELTQMHDLDAKEKKGLWAGLAAMALGLVLLVFWVWPADSPLRSSDGSITSFSAPIMQSIVPLIFLLFLIPGAVYGYVAGTVKDHRDLIQGMSKTMATMGYYLTMIFFCAQFTAAFGRSNLGALLAVKGADFLKALGLPGTITIIGIILLSTVVNLLVGSASGKWALLAPIFVPILMQVGLSPELTQAAYRVGDSTTNIITPLMPYFPLVVAFCQRWVKKTGIGTVTSLMLPYSITLLVTWTVFLVIYWMIGLPLGLQASYVYP; this is translated from the coding sequence ATGACCGACGCGACGGAGTCTGAGAAGAACGAGCCGAAAAGCGCCAAGTCAGCGGAGCCAGCTGGCGTCGAACCCAAGGGGTGGGTATACCGGGCGCTGGCCTGGGTCGAGCGGATTGGCAACAAGCTGCCCGACCCCGCGATGCTCTTTGTCATCGCCCTGGCTCTGGTATGGCTGGCCTCCTGGCTGCTCGCCGATTATCAGTTCACGGTTCCGGGCAGAGATGCCGCGCGAACCCTCGCGGTACAGAACCAGCTCACCGGCTCCTCGATGGCGGCATTTCTAGCGCAGATGGTCACCACCTTTACCGGCTTCGCGCCTCTAGGCGTGGTCCTGGTGGCCCTCCTCGGAGTCGGCGTCGCCGAGCACTCCGGCTTCATCAACGCCGGCTTGAAGGGGTTGATCGGTTTTACGCCGAAGTCTCTTCTCTCGCCGATGCTCCTCCTGGTCGCGATCGTCAGCCATACCGCGGCGGACGCCGGCTACGTGCTGGTGATACCTCTCGGCGGCGTGATCTTCTATGCCGCAGGGCGCCATCCGCTGGCCGGTATCGCGTGCGCTTTCGCCGGAGTCTCCGGCGGCTTCAGTGCGAACTTCATCCCATCGGGCATCGACCCGCTGCTTCAGGGGTTTACCCAGTCGGCGGCCCAGATCCTCGATCCCGCTCGCGAAGTGAATCCACTCTGTAACTGGGCGTTTACCAGCGCGTCGAGCATTCTGGTGATCCTGATCGGGTGGTACATCACCGACAAGATCATCGAACCGCGCCTGAAGGGGACCAAGCTCGATGGCGACGAGGTCGAGTTGACCCAGATGCACGACCTCGACGCGAAGGAAAAGAAGGGACTCTGGGCCGGCCTTGCGGCTATGGCTCTCGGGTTGGTCCTGCTGGTTTTCTGGGTATGGCCCGCCGACTCCCCGCTTCGTTCGAGCGATGGCTCGATCACCTCATTCAGCGCGCCGATCATGCAGTCGATCGTGCCGCTGATCTTCTTGCTGTTTCTGATTCCGGGCGCGGTCTACGGCTATGTCGCCGGAACGGTGAAAGACCATCGGGACCTGATCCAGGGCATGAGCAAGACCATGGCCACCATGGGTTACTACCTGACCATGATTTTCTTCTGTGCCCAGTTTACGGCCGCCTTCGGGCGTTCCAATCTCGGAGCGCTGCTGGCGGTCAAGGGCGCCGACTTCCTCAAAGCCCTGGGTCTGCCCGGTACGATCACCATTATCGGGATCATCCTGTTGAGCACAGTGGTCAACCTCTTGGTCGGCTCGGCTTCGGGCAAGTGGGCTCTGCTGGCACCGATCTTTGTTCCGATCCTGATGCAGGTCGGCTTGTCGCCCGAGCTCACCCAGGCCGCCTACCGAGTCGGAGACTCGACCACCAACATCATCACCCCATTGATGCCGTATTTTCCTCTGGTGGTCGCTTTTTGCCAGCGCTGGGTCAAGAAGACCGGCATCGGCACCGTGACATCGTTGATGCTGCCCTACTCGATAACCCTGCTGGTAACCTGGACCGTTTTTCTGGTCATCTACTGGATGATCGGCTTGCCGCTGGGCTTGCAAGCCAGCTACGTTTATCCCTGA
- a CDS encoding polyphosphate kinase 2, translated as MPTGVRAPGDPNPGDCQAHQRSDDRYGEPWANRTAAPPAGLQGREGHSTLADPGYHSEGLKRRQRQKVMGESKREKGGGAPTQPVITSTSRIREAVSRIVDSLPPDAPLEAARAARRQLTRKESKRVIQGALERHFTKEELVPYQAELIKLLQHLEVTGKKIIILFDGRDASGKGGTIRRVVRYLNEKHYRVVALGKPTEEQRTELHMKRYIEHFPHAGELVLFDRSWYNRAMVEPVMGFCTPRQYREFMRRVVGYEERILADGTTHLIKLYFSVSKDEQQRRFERRRNDPLRQWKLSEVDLQAQALWDEFTEKKYRLLQKTHTPESPWWIVRSDDKHLARRETLKLILKLNSYRGRSRKLGFEPDPRVVISGDQELKVMKAQRKKHGRFLG; from the coding sequence CTGCCGACTGGTGTCAGGGCTCCCGGTGACCCGAATCCTGGAGATTGCCAAGCGCACCAACGCTCGGATGATCGTTATGGGGAGCCGTGGGCGAACCGGACTGCCGCACCTCCTGCTGGGCTCCAAGGCCGAGAAGGTCACTCAACTCTCGCCGATCCCGGTTACCATAGTGAAGGACTCAAGCGGCGACAAAGGCAAAAAGTGATGGGGGAAAGCAAGAGAGAAAAAGGCGGCGGTGCCCCCACTCAGCCGGTGATCACTTCCACCTCCCGGATCCGCGAAGCCGTCTCCCGAATCGTCGACAGCCTGCCCCCGGATGCGCCGCTCGAGGCCGCTCGAGCGGCGCGCCGGCAGCTCACCAGAAAAGAGAGCAAACGCGTCATCCAGGGCGCGCTCGAGCGGCACTTCACCAAAGAAGAGCTGGTGCCGTACCAAGCCGAGTTGATCAAGCTACTTCAGCACCTGGAGGTCACCGGCAAGAAGATCATCATTCTCTTCGACGGTCGCGACGCCTCGGGAAAGGGCGGCACGATACGGCGCGTGGTCCGCTATCTGAACGAAAAACACTACCGCGTGGTGGCACTCGGGAAACCCACCGAGGAACAACGCACCGAGCTTCACATGAAGCGCTATATCGAGCACTTCCCCCACGCCGGAGAACTCGTGCTGTTCGATCGCAGCTGGTACAACCGAGCCATGGTGGAGCCGGTGATGGGCTTCTGTACGCCACGCCAGTATCGCGAGTTCATGCGTCGGGTGGTGGGTTACGAGGAACGGATCTTGGCCGACGGAACGACTCACCTGATCAAGCTCTACTTCTCGGTGTCGAAAGACGAGCAACAGCGCCGCTTCGAGCGCCGCCGGAACGACCCCCTGCGACAGTGGAAGCTGAGCGAGGTCGACCTGCAGGCCCAGGCTCTGTGGGACGAGTTCACCGAGAAGAAGTATCGGCTTCTGCAAAAGACCCACACTCCCGAGTCACCCTGGTGGATCGTGCGCTCGGACGACAAGCACCTCGCCCGACGTGAGACGCTCAAGCTGATCCTGAAGCTCAATTCCTACCGGGGGCGCAGTCGCAAGCTCGGTTTCGAGCCCGACCCGCGTGTCGTCATCTCCGGCGACCAGGAACTGAAAGTCATGAAAGCCCAGCGCAAGAAGCACGGCCGCTTCCTCGGCTGA
- a CDS encoding universal stress protein, with protein sequence MGSKKPEASQPILVAVDFSAHSAKALLWAARAAECFRAPLVVVHVVHDPGSAPGYYHQPDKKKKKYLRRMKEAAAEMMNEFLVEVRKTSPDIAILDDLDCRLVSGLPVTRILEIAKRTNARMIVMGSRGRTGLPHLLLGSKAEKVTQLSPIPVTIVKDSSGDKGKK encoded by the coding sequence ATGGGATCGAAGAAACCCGAAGCCAGCCAGCCGATCTTGGTTGCCGTCGACTTTTCCGCCCATTCGGCCAAAGCGCTTCTCTGGGCCGCTCGCGCGGCGGAGTGCTTCCGGGCGCCTCTCGTGGTGGTTCACGTGGTCCACGACCCCGGCTCGGCGCCGGGCTACTACCACCAGCCGGACAAGAAGAAAAAGAAGTACCTTCGGCGAATGAAGGAGGCGGCCGCCGAGATGATGAACGAGTTTCTGGTCGAGGTCCGAAAGACAAGCCCCGATATCGCAATCCTCGACGATCTGGACTGCCGACTGGTGTCAGGGCTCCCGGTGACCCGAATCCTGGAGATTGCCAAGCGCACCAACGCTCGGATGATCGTTATGGGGAGCCGTGGGCGAACCGGACTGCCGCACCTCCTGCTGGGCTCCAAGGCCGAGAAGGTCACTCAACTCTCGCCGATCCCGGTTACCATAGTGAAGGACTCAAGCGGCGACAAAGGCAAAAAGTGA
- a CDS encoding Na/Pi cotransporter family protein has translation MGDLGIGAILMGLAGGLALFLYGMEKMTSALKLLAGDRMKSFLARMTTNRLKSVLTGAIVTATIQSSSVTTVLVVGFISAGLLSLSQSIGIILGAAIGTTVTAQIVAFKITHYALVPVAAGFLMSFASRQTKLQHYGRTIMGLGLIFFGMELMKNATDPLRTYEPFIEFMRNLESPVIGVLFGAGFTALVQSSSATTGVIIVLASQGFLTLESGIALVLGANIGTCVTASLAAIGKPREAVRAALVHVLLATVGVLIWIGLIDQLAEFVRWISPATEGLEELAKLRAETPRQIANSHTAFNVANTVIFIGFTPLIVRFMEWIVPDRRLDADEAPDRRYLDDILLHAPSLALDVVRMEIARLGAAARNMVRDAMDPVLSGTQEDLSDLEHMDEDVDRLHGALVTYLGRLSLENLTETQSHRLSEYLSGSNYFENIGDMIETNLVEAGRSRIEQGLSVSPSTREILRELHLKVTWTGERATEAIAADDKDVALQVIKAKAEINRMAVEAEGHLAARLTATEGDRLAVFRIESELVEALRRIYYFAKRIARLVVEETAPYARGGKGQARQEPLFADPTDGSSSRLS, from the coding sequence ATGGGTGATCTAGGAATCGGCGCCATCCTGATGGGGCTTGCCGGGGGACTCGCGCTGTTTCTCTACGGCATGGAGAAGATGACCAGCGCGCTCAAGCTGCTGGCGGGCGACAGGATGAAGTCTTTCCTCGCCCGCATGACGACCAACCGTCTCAAGAGCGTTCTCACCGGGGCGATCGTCACCGCGACGATTCAATCGTCTTCGGTGACGACCGTGTTGGTCGTGGGCTTCATCTCGGCCGGCCTGCTCTCGCTGTCGCAATCGATAGGCATCATCCTGGGCGCCGCGATCGGCACCACCGTCACCGCGCAGATCGTTGCCTTCAAGATCACCCACTACGCGTTGGTCCCCGTGGCAGCCGGCTTCTTGATGAGCTTCGCCTCGAGACAGACGAAGCTGCAGCACTACGGCCGCACGATCATGGGACTGGGATTGATCTTCTTCGGCATGGAGCTGATGAAGAACGCCACGGACCCACTGCGAACCTATGAGCCCTTCATCGAGTTCATGCGCAACCTCGAAAGCCCGGTGATCGGCGTGCTGTTCGGTGCCGGGTTCACGGCCCTGGTTCAAAGCTCGTCGGCCACTACCGGCGTGATCATCGTGCTCGCCAGCCAGGGCTTTCTCACGCTCGAATCCGGTATCGCTTTGGTTCTCGGCGCCAACATCGGCACCTGCGTCACCGCCTCCCTGGCCGCAATCGGCAAGCCGCGGGAGGCAGTTCGGGCGGCGTTGGTCCATGTCCTCCTCGCGACGGTGGGAGTGCTGATCTGGATCGGGCTGATCGATCAGCTCGCCGAGTTCGTTCGCTGGATCTCACCGGCCACAGAGGGTTTGGAAGAACTAGCCAAGCTCAGAGCGGAGACCCCTCGTCAGATCGCCAATTCTCATACCGCGTTCAATGTCGCCAATACCGTGATCTTCATCGGCTTCACGCCTTTGATCGTGCGGTTCATGGAGTGGATCGTCCCGGATAGAAGGCTCGACGCTGACGAGGCCCCCGACCGCCGTTACCTGGACGACATCCTTCTCCACGCCCCGTCCCTGGCGCTCGACGTTGTGCGGATGGAGATAGCCCGGCTGGGAGCGGCCGCCAGGAACATGGTCCGAGACGCCATGGATCCGGTGCTCAGCGGAACTCAGGAAGACCTGAGCGACCTCGAGCACATGGACGAGGACGTCGACCGGCTTCACGGCGCGCTGGTCACCTACCTGGGAAGACTGTCGCTCGAGAACCTGACCGAGACCCAGTCGCACCGCCTCTCAGAGTATTTGTCGGGCTCCAACTACTTCGAGAACATCGGCGACATGATCGAGACCAATCTCGTCGAAGCCGGGCGGAGCCGCATAGAACAAGGGCTCAGTGTGAGCCCATCGACCCGCGAGATCTTGCGTGAGCTCCATCTCAAGGTGACCTGGACCGGAGAGCGCGCGACCGAAGCGATCGCGGCGGACGACAAGGATGTGGCGCTTCAGGTGATCAAGGCCAAGGCCGAGATCAACCGGATGGCCGTCGAAGCCGAGGGCCATCTCGCCGCGCGCCTGACGGCCACCGAGGGTGACCGTCTGGCGGTTTTCAGGATCGAATCCGAGCTCGTCGAGGCCCTGAGACGAATCTACTACTTCGCCAAGAGGATCGCTCGGCTGGTCGTCGAGGAAACCGCACCTTACGCGCGAGGCGGCAAAGGGCAAGCTCGCCAGGAGCCGTTGTTCGCCGACCCGACCGACGGGAGCTCATCACGGCTCTCCTGA